The proteins below come from a single Rhodanobacter sp. LX-99 genomic window:
- a CDS encoding tryptophan 7-halogenase gives MSDAMHEAVILGGGLAGLCLALQLRGEFPDMDILVLERNRHPLPAAAHKVGESTVEIGADYFDHTLGLREHMDAAHIRKFGLRYFFSDGSSDIADVTELGVSRILPAPSYQIDRGIFETFLGEEARRRGIAFRDGATVKRFNVGEHGAAHEVHYLDDDGEHHVTARWLLDASGRAALLRRRFGLTVDNGHHANAVWFRMDAKLDIDRWSDDADWRGRVSPPERWRSTNHLTGPGYWAWLIPLGSGAHSVGIVTDAAMHPLDGMRDFELALQWLHARQPALGRAVAAERGNLLDFRFLRNYSHDSRQLFSADRWALTGEAGSFLDPFYSPGSDFIAIANTYIVALLGHDRAGRKLAPYAHIYEQLFRSFYANTLSLFRGQYPLFGNAQVLPAKVTWDYAYYWGVLCQLMFQRRLTDLDLLGEMRPELERAQALNARMQQLFRHWHAASSGHSRREMLDQCSLAWFAALNRGLHDRLDDAGIRARLRGHVRVLDGLADALTLQAAAVDARLHAPLSGQPRPALFDAAR, from the coding sequence ATGAGCGACGCGATGCACGAAGCGGTGATCCTCGGCGGTGGCCTGGCCGGCCTGTGCCTGGCGCTGCAGCTGCGCGGCGAATTTCCGGACATGGACATCCTGGTGCTGGAGCGCAACCGGCACCCGCTGCCGGCGGCGGCGCACAAGGTCGGCGAGTCGACGGTGGAGATCGGCGCGGATTATTTCGACCACACGCTGGGCCTGCGCGAGCACATGGACGCCGCGCACATCCGCAAGTTCGGCCTGCGCTATTTCTTCAGCGACGGCAGCAGCGACATCGCGGACGTCACCGAACTGGGCGTGAGCCGGATCCTGCCGGCACCGAGCTACCAGATCGACCGCGGCATCTTCGAGACCTTTCTCGGCGAGGAAGCGCGGCGACGCGGCATCGCGTTCCGCGACGGCGCCACGGTCAAGCGCTTCAACGTGGGCGAGCATGGCGCCGCGCACGAGGTGCACTACCTCGACGACGATGGCGAGCACCATGTCACGGCGCGCTGGCTGCTGGATGCGTCGGGCCGCGCCGCGCTGCTGCGCCGGCGCTTCGGGCTGACCGTGGACAACGGCCATCATGCCAACGCGGTGTGGTTCCGCATGGATGCGAAGCTCGACATCGACCGCTGGAGCGACGACGCCGACTGGCGTGGGCGCGTTTCGCCGCCGGAACGCTGGCGCTCGACCAACCACCTGACGGGGCCGGGCTACTGGGCGTGGCTGATTCCGCTGGGTTCGGGCGCGCACTCGGTCGGCATCGTCACCGACGCGGCGATGCATCCGCTCGACGGCATGCGCGATTTCGAGCTCGCGCTCCAATGGCTGCACGCCCGCCAGCCGGCCCTGGGCCGCGCGGTCGCCGCCGAGCGCGGCAACCTGCTCGACTTCCGCTTCCTGCGCAATTACTCGCACGACAGCCGCCAGCTGTTTTCCGCCGACCGCTGGGCGCTGACCGGCGAGGCCGGCAGCTTTCTCGATCCGTTCTACTCACCCGGAAGCGACTTCATCGCGATCGCCAACACCTACATCGTGGCGCTGCTCGGCCACGATCGCGCCGGCCGCAAGCTGGCGCCATACGCGCACATCTACGAGCAGCTGTTCCGCTCGTTCTACGCGAACACGCTGAGCCTGTTCCGCGGCCAGTACCCATTGTTCGGCAACGCCCAGGTGCTGCCGGCCAAGGTGACCTGGGACTACGCGTACTACTGGGGCGTGCTGTGCCAGCTGATGTTCCAGCGCCGGCTGACCGACCTCGACCTGCTCGGCGAGATGCGCCCCGAACTGGAACGCGCGCAGGCGCTCAATGCGCGCATGCAGCAGTTGTTCCGCCACTGGCATGCGGCCAGCAGCGGCCACAGCCGGCGCGAGATGCTGGACCAGTGCAGCCTGGCCTGGTTCGCCGCACTCAACCGCGGCCTGCACGACAGGCTGGACGATGCCGGCATCCGCGCACGGCTGCGCGGGCACGTGCGCGTGCTCGACGGCCTGGCCGATGCGCTCACCCTGCAGGCAGCCGCCGTCGACGCGCGCCTGCACGCACCGCTGTCCGGCCAGCCGCGGCCGGCGCTGTTCGACGCGGCGAGGTGA
- a CDS encoding LolA-related protein → MISGKTRLWLMGLLLPLWASASASEPAPAASSAPALIAALGQPAPAHTAFAEARFLQVLDRPLVVSGELSWLGGDRLQRRVDHPQQETSTIADGEVTQQRPGKSPRHFSLKRAPQLQVLLDSFVALLSGDAARLQQAFEIRQGGDAGGAWTLTLVPRDARVAKTVANIRIDGYAKASRCMHMQEADGDLAVDLLGPLAAQMPAEPTREALQALCQGAP, encoded by the coding sequence ATGATTTCTGGCAAGACGCGCCTGTGGCTGATGGGCCTGCTGCTGCCGCTGTGGGCGAGCGCGTCGGCATCTGAGCCGGCGCCGGCAGCGTCGTCCGCGCCGGCGCTGATCGCGGCCCTGGGCCAGCCCGCACCCGCGCATACCGCGTTCGCCGAGGCGCGTTTCCTGCAGGTGCTCGATCGGCCGCTGGTGGTCTCCGGCGAATTGTCGTGGCTCGGCGGCGACCGGCTGCAGCGGCGCGTCGATCACCCGCAGCAGGAAACGTCCACCATCGCCGACGGCGAGGTGACCCAGCAGCGTCCCGGCAAGAGCCCGCGGCACTTTTCGCTGAAGCGTGCGCCGCAGTTGCAGGTATTGCTGGACAGCTTCGTGGCATTGCTCAGCGGCGACGCCGCGCGATTGCAGCAGGCATTCGAGATCCGCCAGGGCGGCGACGCCGGCGGCGCGTGGACGCTGACCCTGGTGCCGCGCGACGCGCGCGTGGCGAAGACCGTCGCCAACATCCGCATCGACGGCTACGCGAAGGCCTCGCGCTGCATGCACATGCAGGAAGCCGACGGCGATCTCGCGGTCGACCTGCTGGGCCCGCTGGCCGCGCAGATGCCGGCCGAACCTACCCGGGAGGCACTGCAGGCGCTGTGCCAGGGCGCGCCCTGA
- a CDS encoding xanthomonadin biosynthesis protein, with the protein MTSSSPPDGTTRRYGLLLLPAYPLLAIAGAVTRRQVFALLALALLLTVLMLPRLLARRAAPWLWWSGMLAGLLWTWRYGFADLLLEAVPVLINALLAGWFGRTLGTSEPLVARFIVAIEGAERLLQPGVAAYARQVTWFWTVLLGTQALLLTVLLLCAGHSGLLARAGIAVPLPVPERWAATWLHLGCYILLAAAFLLEYAYRRWRLRHLHHPGLHDMLLQLALHWPQLLRGKRAVAP; encoded by the coding sequence ATGACGTCCTCTTCACCACCTGACGGCACGACGCGGCGCTACGGCCTGCTGTTGCTGCCGGCCTACCCGCTGCTGGCGATCGCCGGCGCGGTGACGCGTCGGCAGGTCTTCGCGCTGCTGGCGCTGGCCCTGCTGCTCACCGTGCTGATGCTGCCGCGCCTGCTGGCGCGCCGCGCCGCGCCGTGGCTGTGGTGGTCGGGCATGCTGGCCGGCCTGCTGTGGACGTGGCGCTACGGCTTCGCCGACTTGCTGCTGGAGGCGGTGCCGGTGCTGATCAATGCGCTGCTGGCGGGCTGGTTCGGCCGCACCCTGGGCACGTCCGAGCCGCTGGTGGCGCGCTTCATCGTCGCCATCGAAGGCGCCGAACGGCTGCTGCAGCCGGGCGTGGCCGCCTACGCCCGCCAGGTCACCTGGTTCTGGACGGTGCTGCTGGGCACCCAGGCGCTGCTGCTGACCGTGCTGCTGCTGTGCGCCGGCCACAGCGGCCTGCTGGCGCGCGCCGGCATCGCCGTGCCGCTGCCGGTGCCCGAGCGCTGGGCCGCGACGTGGCTGCACCTGGGTTGCTACATCCTGCTGGCTGCGGCGTTCCTGCTGGAATACGCCTATCGCCGCTGGCGGCTGCGCCATCTGCATCATCCCGGCCTGCACGACATGCTGCTGCAGCTGGCGCTGCACTGGCCGCAACTGTTGCGCGGCAAGCGCGCGGTGGCGCCATGA
- a CDS encoding cation:proton antiporter has protein sequence MGHALLLVQLVAILVTARALAWLLRWIGQPPVIGEMIAGLALGPLLFGALAPAWQGWLFAPASLPALDGLSQIGLVLFMFIVGAELRLSGGVRQALRAAGAVGGLAVLLPIGLALLITPLLYARYAPAGIAYWPFALFLAASLAITAMPVLARILKDRHVTHTPVGQLALTAAAMADVLAWILLALTVALISAHGDWAPFWRSVLGVGAMLALCFGVLRPLLRRWLTRHASKGRPDGGVLAALLIGAFGCAALTEWLHLHAVFGAFVFGLCLPRDDALLAGLIERLEHVAVIALMPVFFALTGLSTSADAFQRDALDAFALILAVAVVGKVLGGALGARLGGHGWRDSLAVGSLMNARGMVELIVLKIGLDAGVIGREMFTLLLLMAIVTTMMSTPMLLFFSRHRRLAAVERSRHPDQG, from the coding sequence ATGGGCCATGCGCTGCTGCTGGTGCAGTTGGTGGCGATCCTGGTCACGGCACGCGCACTCGCCTGGCTGCTGCGCTGGATCGGCCAGCCGCCGGTGATCGGCGAGATGATCGCCGGCCTGGCGCTGGGCCCGCTGCTGTTCGGCGCACTGGCGCCGGCCTGGCAGGGCTGGCTGTTCGCGCCGGCCAGCCTGCCGGCGCTGGACGGGCTGAGCCAGATCGGCCTGGTGCTTTTCATGTTCATCGTCGGCGCCGAGCTGCGCCTGTCCGGCGGCGTGAGGCAGGCGCTGCGCGCGGCCGGGGCGGTGGGCGGACTCGCCGTGCTGCTGCCGATCGGGCTCGCCCTGCTGATCACGCCGCTGTTGTATGCGCGCTACGCGCCGGCGGGCATCGCGTACTGGCCGTTCGCGCTGTTCCTGGCCGCGTCGCTGGCGATCACCGCGATGCCGGTGCTGGCGCGCATCCTCAAGGATCGCCACGTCACGCACACACCGGTCGGCCAGCTTGCGCTGACGGCGGCGGCGATGGCCGACGTGCTGGCGTGGATCCTGCTCGCGCTCACCGTTGCGCTGATCTCCGCGCACGGCGACTGGGCGCCGTTCTGGCGCAGCGTACTCGGCGTCGGCGCCATGCTGGCGCTGTGCTTCGGCGTGCTGCGGCCGCTGTTGCGGCGCTGGCTGACGCGGCATGCGTCGAAAGGCCGCCCGGACGGCGGCGTGCTCGCGGCGCTGCTGATCGGCGCGTTCGGCTGCGCCGCGTTGACCGAGTGGCTGCATCTGCACGCGGTGTTCGGTGCGTTCGTGTTCGGCCTGTGCCTGCCGCGCGACGATGCGTTGCTGGCCGGGCTGATCGAACGGCTGGAACACGTCGCGGTGATCGCGCTGATGCCGGTGTTCTTCGCGCTGACCGGGCTGAGCACCAGTGCCGACGCGTTCCAGCGCGATGCGCTGGACGCCTTCGCGCTGATCCTCGCGGTGGCGGTGGTCGGCAAGGTGCTCGGCGGCGCGCTCGGCGCGCGCCTGGGCGGCCACGGCTGGCGCGACAGTCTCGCGGTCGGCTCGCTGATGAATGCGCGCGGCATGGTCGAGCTGATCGTGCTGAAGATCGGCCTCGATGCCGGCGTGATCGGCCGCGAGATGTTCACCCTGCTGCTGTTGATGGCGATCGTCACCACCATGATGAGCACGCCGATGCTGCTGTTCTTCAGCCGCCACCGCCGGCTTGCCGCCGTGGAACGCTCACGCCACCCAGACCAGGGTTGA
- the fabG gene encoding 3-oxoacyl-ACP reductase FabG: MSEAHPARRALVTGGSGELGGAICHALAAAGWHVIVHGHHSLARAEETAAAIVAGGGSAQALAFDVTDAEVTRAALDVLLSEEPIHALVNNAGIHDDAPMAGMSDEQWHRVIDVSLHGFFHVTRPLLLPMARARFGRIVSIGSAAAQLGNRGQTNYAAAKAALVGASKSLAREMASRGITVNVVAPGVIEGRMAEAAFPPERIRELVPAQRAGKPEEVAALVAFLCSDAAGYINGQLIGVNGAMG; encoded by the coding sequence ATGTCCGAAGCCCATCCCGCACGTCGCGCCCTGGTCACCGGCGGCAGCGGCGAGCTCGGCGGTGCGATCTGCCACGCGCTCGCCGCGGCCGGCTGGCACGTCATCGTGCACGGCCACCACAGCCTGGCCCGGGCCGAGGAAACCGCCGCGGCGATCGTTGCCGGAGGCGGCAGCGCGCAGGCGCTGGCGTTCGACGTCACCGACGCGGAGGTGACCCGCGCGGCGCTGGACGTGCTGCTGTCCGAAGAGCCGATCCACGCGCTGGTCAACAACGCCGGCATCCACGACGACGCGCCGATGGCAGGCATGAGCGACGAGCAGTGGCACCGGGTGATCGACGTCTCACTGCACGGCTTCTTCCACGTCACCCGGCCGCTGCTGTTGCCGATGGCGCGCGCGCGCTTCGGCCGCATCGTCTCGATCGGCTCGGCGGCGGCGCAGCTGGGCAATCGCGGGCAGACCAACTACGCCGCGGCGAAGGCCGCGCTGGTGGGCGCCAGCAAGTCGCTGGCGCGCGAGATGGCCTCGCGCGGGATCACTGTCAACGTGGTCGCGCCCGGTGTGATCGAGGGGCGCATGGCCGAGGCCGCGTTCCCGCCCGAACGCATCCGCGAGCTGGTCCCCGCGCAGCGCGCCGGCAAGCCGGAGGAGGTCGCGGCGCTGGTCGCGTTCCTGTGTTCGGACGCGGCCGGCTACATCAACGGCCAGCTGATCGGCGTCAACGGCGCGATGGGCTGA
- a CDS encoding pteridine-dependent deoxygenase, with protein MMQGCENPQIDPQPRRAPRVSYRMAEVAVTLAEPGTLALFGFGAGTPASTDPRYLQVALETLDAPAPLELWQVDAPVSSGSDGALRWSAGGGWLFASIELDEREHGGPIATARLAYEQLHRFVATREARHVLRVWNYLGAINHGDGDAERYKHFCDGRASGMGDFFAEGFPAATAIGHHGHPHRLQVYLLACDQPGTRVENPRQVSAWRYPRQYGRTPPSFARAMALPAQDVLAISGTAAVVGHASAHQDDLDAQLEETLTNLEALLASAGMAAGFDTRSPLKAYVRHGADAARVRAFLQTRLPGVPVLLLHGDICRSELLVEIDGWRYA; from the coding sequence ATGATGCAGGGCTGTGAAAACCCCCAGATCGACCCGCAGCCGCGCCGCGCGCCGCGGGTGTCCTACCGCATGGCCGAGGTCGCCGTGACCCTGGCCGAACCCGGCACGCTGGCGCTGTTCGGCTTCGGCGCCGGCACCCCGGCCAGTACCGATCCACGCTACCTGCAGGTCGCACTGGAAACCCTCGATGCGCCTGCGCCGCTGGAACTGTGGCAGGTCGACGCGCCGGTCAGCAGCGGCAGCGACGGTGCGCTGCGCTGGTCGGCCGGCGGCGGCTGGCTGTTCGCCTCGATCGAACTGGACGAGCGCGAACACGGCGGCCCCATCGCCACCGCCCGGCTGGCCTACGAGCAGTTGCACCGCTTCGTCGCCACGCGTGAGGCGCGGCATGTGCTGCGGGTCTGGAATTATCTCGGCGCGATCAACCACGGCGACGGCGACGCCGAGCGCTACAAGCACTTCTGCGACGGCCGCGCCAGCGGCATGGGCGACTTCTTCGCCGAAGGCTTCCCCGCCGCCACCGCGATCGGCCATCACGGCCACCCGCATCGCCTGCAGGTCTATCTGCTGGCCTGCGACCAGCCCGGCACGCGGGTGGAGAATCCGCGCCAGGTCAGCGCCTGGCGCTACCCGCGCCAGTACGGCCGCACCCCGCCCAGCTTCGCCCGCGCGATGGCGCTGCCGGCGCAGGACGTGCTGGCGATCTCCGGCACCGCCGCCGTGGTCGGCCACGCCTCGGCGCACCAGGACGACCTCGACGCCCAACTGGAAGAAACCCTGACCAACCTCGAGGCACTGCTGGCCAGCGCCGGCATGGCCGCCGGCTTCGACACCCGTTCGCCGCTGAAAGCCTATGTGCGCCACGGCGCCGACGCCGCGCGCGTGCGCGCGTTCCTGCAAACCCGCCTGCCCGGCGTGCCGGTGCTGCTGCTGCACGGCGACATCTGCCGCAGCGAGCTGCTGGTGGAGATCGACGGCTGGCGCTACGCCTGA
- a CDS encoding hydroxymyristoyl-ACP dehydratase, with protein MNAGFEQVLRIGAGHPALPGHFPGAPLVPGVILLEQVALALRAWRDQRLGRVLEAKFVAPLLPEETATLRLTAADGARARFEIRRDGILLARGLVEGTT; from the coding sequence ATGAACGCCGGCTTCGAACAGGTACTGCGCATCGGCGCGGGGCATCCGGCGTTGCCCGGCCACTTTCCCGGTGCGCCGCTGGTGCCGGGGGTGATCCTGCTGGAGCAGGTGGCGCTGGCCTTGCGCGCCTGGCGCGACCAGCGGCTGGGCCGCGTGCTGGAGGCGAAGTTCGTGGCGCCGCTGTTGCCGGAAGAAACCGCCACGTTGCGCCTGACCGCCGCGGACGGCGCGCGCGCGCGTTTCGAAATCCGGCGTGACGGCATCCTGCTGGCGCGCGGCCTGGTCGAGGGAACGACATGA
- a CDS encoding phosphopantetheine-binding protein, with the protein MAEQTAAQHELATLVVECLNLETVTPEQIDPDAPLFGGELGLDSIDALEIALAVSKRYGFQLRSDNPDNRQIFTSLRTLSAHVEKNRVG; encoded by the coding sequence ATGGCGGAACAGACAGCGGCACAGCACGAATTGGCCACCTTGGTCGTGGAATGCCTGAATCTCGAGACCGTGACCCCGGAACAGATCGACCCGGATGCGCCGCTGTTCGGCGGCGAGCTGGGACTGGATTCCATCGACGCGCTGGAAATCGCCCTGGCCGTGTCCAAGCGCTACGGCTTCCAGCTGCGCTCGGACAACCCGGACAACCGGCAGATCTTCACCAGCCTGCGCACGCTGTCCGCGCATGTCGAGAAGAACCGCGTCGGTTGA
- a CDS encoding phosphotransferase, which produces MLDKTDWAQLIPHAGTMCLLEAVLAWDERSIHAISAGHTCADNPLRGAHGLHAVHLAEYGAQATAVHGALLARARGDETVRPGRLVSLRDVQLFEEYVDRLDGHLDVHAECLYADGGGAQYAFRVEHRGRLLASGRAAVIYPSR; this is translated from the coding sequence ATGCTCGACAAGACTGACTGGGCGCAGCTGATTCCGCACGCGGGCACGATGTGCCTGCTCGAAGCGGTGCTGGCGTGGGACGAGCGCAGTATCCACGCGATCAGCGCGGGCCACACGTGCGCCGACAACCCGCTGCGCGGCGCGCACGGACTGCACGCCGTGCATCTGGCCGAATATGGCGCGCAGGCGACGGCGGTGCACGGCGCGCTGCTGGCGCGCGCGCGCGGCGACGAGACGGTGCGCCCCGGCCGGCTGGTCAGCCTGCGTGACGTGCAGCTGTTCGAGGAATACGTCGACCGGCTCGACGGCCATCTGGACGTCCATGCCGAATGCCTGTACGCCGACGGCGGCGGCGCGCAGTATGCGTTCCGCGTCGAGCATCGCGGCCGCCTGCTGGCCAGCGGGCGCGCCGCGGTGATCTATCCTTCCCGTTGA
- a CDS encoding MMPL family transporter, protein MRRGARAALLIGWLLALAGLGWVVGQRLHVSTDLRSFMPAPTTPDQRLLMEQVGEGPGSRLLLLSIQGQSDARLATLSQGLAAALKHDLRYSQVLNGSFDLGALDTGLLPYRFLLSPTLDTQPLDEAYLADQLQQRLDDLSSPAASLLKGLLPRDPTLEVLKLAELWAPAKSPELREGVWFSPQGEALLLVQTVAAGFDPGAQQQAIDGIRQAFHALPGSAGAKLELSGPGYFSVVVGAKTRHQADWIGRISTVGFVALLLLAYRSFSSLLLSALPIASAALAGIAALTLAFPEVHGITLAFGFTLLGVAQEYPIRVLSHRRAGEDAVHSVRALWPLLLTAIASACIAYLAFYASGVNGLKQLAVFTIVGLLVAGFSTRYLLPHLLPRRVRDVADMRWLARARDVVDRLPRPRWIPAAVAVAVVLMLALAPAPFWQNNLAALTPLPQDLLQHDARLREALGAPDVRYLLVLQAPTEQGVLALSEKLQPRVDALLAQHAADALELPSRYLPTTALQRKRQQKLPDRATLQHALDEASQGLPFRADLFQPFVDDVETARQLPPLTPQRYAQTPLGQRLAAMLVERDGHWLGLGTVSGVHDAAALQTLGENTNGAVRLLDLKAASESLVVDYRTRILQALLVAAILLVLTITFALRSLRRAWHVLAPMTLATFLVLAVERVAGVEISLFHLVALILAGGLGLHYALFFERDTGDPAEQRRTLHATLVCVLSALLVFGMLAWATIPVLRAIGLTVSLGVAFHFCLSILMAPHARQD, encoded by the coding sequence ATGCGCCGGGGCGCCCGCGCGGCATTGCTGATCGGATGGTTGCTGGCGCTGGCCGGGCTCGGCTGGGTGGTCGGCCAGCGCCTGCACGTCAGCACCGACCTGCGCAGCTTCATGCCCGCACCGACCACGCCGGACCAGCGTCTGCTGATGGAGCAGGTCGGCGAAGGGCCGGGTTCGCGCTTGCTGCTGCTCTCCATTCAAGGCCAGTCCGACGCACGGCTGGCGACGCTGAGCCAGGGCCTCGCCGCGGCGTTGAAGCACGACCTGCGTTACAGCCAGGTACTCAACGGCAGCTTCGACCTCGGCGCGCTGGACACCGGCCTGCTGCCGTACCGCTTCCTGCTGTCGCCCACGCTGGACACGCAGCCGCTGGACGAAGCGTACCTGGCCGACCAGCTGCAGCAGCGGCTGGACGATCTTTCCTCGCCGGCGGCCAGTCTGCTGAAAGGCCTGTTGCCGCGCGACCCCACGCTGGAGGTGCTGAAACTGGCCGAGCTGTGGGCGCCGGCGAAATCGCCGGAACTGCGCGAGGGGGTGTGGTTCTCGCCGCAGGGTGAAGCGCTGTTGCTGGTGCAGACGGTGGCCGCCGGTTTCGATCCGGGCGCGCAGCAGCAGGCGATCGACGGCATCCGGCAGGCCTTCCATGCGCTGCCCGGCAGTGCCGGCGCGAAGCTGGAATTGAGCGGGCCGGGCTACTTCAGCGTGGTGGTCGGCGCGAAGACGCGGCACCAGGCCGACTGGATCGGGCGCATCTCCACCGTGGGCTTCGTCGCGCTGCTGCTGCTGGCGTACCGCAGCTTCAGCTCGCTGCTGCTGTCGGCGCTGCCGATCGCCAGCGCCGCGCTGGCCGGCATCGCCGCATTGACGCTCGCCTTCCCTGAAGTGCACGGGATCACCCTGGCGTTCGGCTTCACCCTGCTTGGCGTGGCGCAGGAATATCCGATCCGCGTGCTCAGCCACCGCCGCGCCGGCGAGGATGCGGTGCACAGCGTGCGCGCCCTGTGGCCGCTGCTGCTGACCGCGATCGCCTCGGCCTGCATCGCCTACCTGGCGTTCTACGCCTCCGGCGTGAACGGGCTGAAGCAACTGGCCGTGTTCACCATCGTCGGCCTGCTGGTGGCCGGCTTCAGCACGCGCTACCTGCTGCCGCACCTGCTGCCGCGGCGCGTGCGCGACGTCGCCGACATGCGCTGGCTGGCGCGCGCGCGCGATGTCGTCGACCGGTTGCCGCGGCCGCGCTGGATTCCCGCCGCGGTCGCCGTGGCGGTCGTGCTGATGCTGGCGCTCGCACCCGCGCCGTTCTGGCAAAACAACCTCGCCGCGCTGACCCCGCTGCCGCAGGATCTGCTGCAGCATGACGCGCGCCTGCGCGAGGCGCTCGGCGCGCCCGACGTGCGTTACCTGCTGGTGCTGCAGGCGCCGACCGAGCAGGGCGTGCTGGCGTTGTCGGAGAAGCTGCAGCCGCGCGTCGATGCCCTGCTGGCGCAGCATGCGGCCGATGCGCTGGAATTGCCGTCACGCTATCTGCCGACGACAGCGTTGCAGCGGAAGCGGCAGCAGAAGCTGCCCGACCGCGCCACGCTGCAGCACGCGCTGGACGAAGCGTCACAGGGCCTGCCGTTCCGCGCCGATCTGTTCCAGCCGTTCGTCGACGATGTGGAAACCGCGCGCCAGCTGCCGCCGCTGACGCCGCAGCGCTACGCACAGACGCCGCTGGGCCAGCGCCTCGCTGCGATGCTGGTGGAGCGCGACGGCCACTGGCTGGGCCTGGGCACGGTCAGCGGCGTGCACGACGCGGCCGCGCTGCAGACGCTGGGCGAAAACACCAACGGCGCGGTGCGCCTGCTCGACCTGAAGGCAGCCTCGGAGTCGCTGGTGGTCGACTACCGCACGCGCATCCTGCAGGCCTTGCTGGTCGCTGCGATTTTGCTGGTGCTGACGATCACGTTCGCGCTGCGTAGCCTGCGCCGCGCCTGGCACGTGCTGGCGCCGATGACGCTAGCGACCTTCCTGGTGCTGGCGGTGGAGCGCGTGGCCGGTGTCGAGATCTCGCTGTTCCACCTGGTCGCGCTGATCCTCGCCGGCGGCCTCGGCCTGCACTACGCCCTGTTCTTCGAGCGCGACACCGGCGACCCGGCCGAGCAGCGACGCACCCTGCACGCCACCCTCGTCTGCGTGCTGTCCGCGCTGCTGGTGTTCGGCATGCTGGCGTGGGCCACGATCCCGGTGCTGCGCGCGATCGGGCTCACGGTGAGCCTGGGCGTGGCCTTCCACTTCTGCCTGTCGATCCTGATGGCGCCGCATGCTCGACAAGACTGA
- a CDS encoding acyltransferase, with product MSTHTHWQSRPEGGGRFALWLIRTIALHGGRRLGRLCLYPITLYFFLRRAPERRASRQYLQRVFGRPATAWQVLKHIHCFAATILDRIFLLAHGEQPFQIETEGLDLLDERLAQGRGVLLFGSHQGSFEALRAIGARRPEMPLRVVLDKQKTPAMTELLEALAPDVGACVIDAAQDGATIALAMAEACHDGALVAMLADRGRGHEVLRRTGFLGSPAPFPISPWLLAHTLQVPVVLCFGLYLGGNRYKLVFEPFSDQVQIPRQDRGPALDALIARYAQRLEHYIHVAPYNWFNFYDFWQDAPVADGPAAAAVGERVGI from the coding sequence ATGAGCACACACACACACTGGCAGAGCCGACCGGAAGGCGGCGGCCGCTTCGCGCTGTGGCTGATCCGCACGATCGCACTGCATGGCGGGCGCCGACTTGGCCGGTTGTGCCTGTACCCGATCACGCTGTACTTCTTCTTGCGCCGCGCACCGGAACGACGGGCCTCACGCCAGTACCTGCAGCGCGTGTTCGGCCGGCCGGCCACGGCATGGCAGGTGCTGAAGCATATCCACTGCTTTGCCGCGACGATCCTGGACCGGATCTTCCTGCTCGCACACGGCGAGCAGCCATTCCAGATCGAGACCGAAGGCCTGGACCTGCTCGACGAACGCCTCGCGCAGGGTCGCGGCGTGCTGCTGTTCGGCTCGCACCAGGGCAGTTTCGAGGCGCTGCGGGCGATCGGCGCGCGCCGGCCGGAGATGCCGCTGCGCGTGGTGCTGGACAAGCAGAAGACCCCGGCGATGACCGAACTGCTCGAAGCGCTGGCGCCGGACGTGGGCGCCTGCGTGATCGACGCGGCGCAGGACGGCGCCACGATCGCGCTGGCGATGGCTGAGGCCTGCCACGACGGCGCGCTGGTGGCGATGCTGGCCGACCGCGGCCGCGGCCACGAGGTGCTGCGGCGCACCGGTTTCCTCGGTTCCCCCGCGCCGTTCCCGATCAGCCCGTGGCTGCTGGCGCATACGCTGCAGGTGCCGGTGGTACTGTGCTTCGGGCTGTACCTGGGCGGCAACCGCTACAAGCTGGTCTTCGAGCCGTTCAGCGACCAGGTGCAGATCCCGCGGCAGGATCGCGGCCCGGCGCTGGATGCGCTGATTGCCCGCTACGCGCAACGGCTGGAACACTACATCCATGTCGCTCCCTACAACTGGTTCAACTTCTATGATTTCTGGCAAGACGCGCCTGTGGCTGATGGGCCTGCTGCTGCCGCTGTGGGCGAGCGCGTCGGCATCTGA